The region AGGACTTATTTGAAAACAGTTGATCGTTTTTAAAAAAGAAAAATACGCGGATTCCCGCTGAGAAAAAAAGGATATTAAATGTTTAACGCCATATTTTCGACAATTTTCGGTTCCAGAAATGATCGTTTCATTAAAAAGCTTAAGCCGCAAATTGATGCAATTGCGTCATTTGAACCTGAAATGGAAAAGTTGACCGATGAGCAATTTCCTCAGAAAATTTCTCAGTGGAAAGAAGAAGTCTCCGCAGGAAAAAAACTGGATGATCTCCTCCCTGAAGTATTTGCTTTAGTCCGTGAAGCTGGAAAACGATCTCTCGGTATGAGACATTACGATGTGCAGATGGTTGGTGGTATGGTCCTGCACGGTGGAAGAATTGCGGAAATGAAAACCGGTGAAGGTAAGACTCTCGTGGCAACTTTACCTGCGGTTTTAAACGCGCTTTCCAGTAAAGGTGTTCACCTGATTACTGTTAACGATTACCTCGCTTCGCGTGATGCCGAGTGGATGGGGAAGCTTTATAATTTTCTCGGTCTTACTGTAGGTGTTGTAGTTCATGGTCAAAATGATCAGGAACGTCAGGAAGCATACGCTTGTGACATCACATACGGTACGAACAACGAATTTGGTTTTGACCATCTTCGTGACAATATGAAATTCTACAAAGAGCAACTTGTTCAGCGTGAACTGAACTTTGCTATTGTCGATGAAGTTGACTCAATTTTAATCGATGAAGCCCGTACGCCTCTTATTATTTCCGGTTCCTCTGATGAAGCTACAGGTATGTACGCTCAGGTTGACTCCATAATTCCTCTCCTTAAGAGAGATCAAGATTTTGAAGTTGATGAAAAAGGCCAATCAATCACCATGACTGATGAAGGTGTTAGTAAATGTGAAGAGATTCTTAAAATAGACAATCTTTATGATTCTCAGCACATTTCATATCAGCATCACATCATGCAGGGGATCAAAGCGCATCATTTGTTTGCCCGTGATGTTGATTATATTGTTAAAGATGACCAAGTTGTAATCGTAGATGAATTTACAGGTCGCTTAATGCCCGGCAGACGTTTTTCAGACGGATTGCATCAGGCTCTTGAAGCTAAGGAAGGGGTAAAAGTCGAGTCAGAAAATCAGACTCTTGCTTCAATCACCTTTCAGAATTATTTCCGTATGTACAATAAGCTCTCCGGTATGACCGGAACAGCGGATACTGAAGCTGTCGAATTTTCACAGATTTATAATCTGGAAGTAATTGTCATTCCAACTAATGCAAGTTTGCTTCGTAAAGATTTTCCAGACTCTATCTACAAGACTCAGCAAGAAAAATATGTGGCGATCGCTGATGAAATTGCTACCCTTTATAAGAAAGGACAGCCTGTTCTGGTTGGAACTGTTTCAATTGAAAAATCTGAACTGATCGGCTCCCTCCTCAAAAAACGCGGAATTCCTCATGATGTTTTGAATGCTAAACAGCATGAGAAGGAAGCTGAGATAGTTGCCGGAGCAGGGCACAAGGGCCATGTTACTATAGCAACCAATATGGCTGGTCGTGGTACTGATATCGTGCTCGGTGAAGGTGTTAAAGAAATAGGCGGATTGCATATTATCGGAACAGAGCGGCATGAATCTCGTCGTATTGATAATCAGCTGCGTGGTCGTTCAGGTCGTCAGGGTGACCCGGGAAGTACTCGTTTCTATCTTGCGCTCGATGATGATCTGATGAGGCTTTTCGGTTCTGAGCGCATTGCCGGCATTATGGACAAACTTGGAATGCAGGAAGGCGAGCCTATTGAGAATAAGATGGTCTCCAAGGCTATTGAAAATTCCCAGAAGCGCGTTGAAGGGCATAACTTTGAAATACGTAAACAGTTGCTGGACTATGATGATGTAATGAATCAGCAGCGTGAAGTTATATATTCATTGCGTCGCGAAGTGATGTATTCTGAGAACATGGATGACATGATTTCAGAGTTTGTTGAAGAACTGCTTGATGAAAGTTATTTTCCGGTTGCTGAAGCTCATGGAAAGCCTTTAGACGAAGAAGTTGAGGAAATGATTAGAGTCGGCCTTGATGAAGTTTTCGGATTCAGTCGTATGGCTGAATTTAAGGAAGGCGTTCCATCGCGTGAGCAGGCTGATGAGTGGGTTAAGGATATTTTAGGTACACTCAAAAGTAATGCGGAAGATCACTTCAATGAAATTCAGCGGTATTTCATGCTCGAATCTCTTGATCGCAACTGGAAAGAGCATCTTTTGAATATGGACCATTTACGCGAAGGTATAGGCCTTCGCGGCTACGGTCAGAAAGATCCTAAGCACGAGTACAAGCGTGAAGGGTTTGACATGTTCCGTGATATGCTTGAGCGCATTAAAGAAAATACAGTAAGAGCCCTTTGTCATTTGCGTATTGAAGCTGAAGTTCGTGAAGAAGAGTTTCAGCATAAGGACCAAAAAGGTCTTGAATACTCTGACAGCGGTGAAGGTGAAGAAAAGAAAAAGCAACCCGTTCGCAGGTCTGAACCCAAAGTTGGCAGAAATGAAAACTGCCCTTGCGGAAGCGGAAAGAAATATAAGAAGTGTTGCGGCAAATAATTAAAGTTAAAAATATTTGATTTAGCCCCCTGATAGCTCTTGCTGTCAGGGGGCTTTTATGTTTTAAGGCCCCTTCTTTGCAGTTAATCATTATTTTTTGTTTAAAATAACTTTTAAAATTCTTTTACTGAATATATTAATTAATAAGCGTAGTTTGTAAAAGTTACGCACATAAATATATTAATCAGCGAAAGGAAAAAAATATTAGGCGGAATATAAAATGGTAGGTTTATTTTTTCAAACATATCTGAAATTATTTTTTGTTTTGACCCCGTTTTTTGCCGTATCAGCATTTTTATCCTTAACTCAGGATATGAGTCCTGCAGAGCGGAAAACAACGGCTATTAAGGTAACTCTGGCTGTCATAATAAGCTCTCTCATACTGTATTTATTTGGAAGATATATATTTGATTTGTTCGGCATAACACTTGATGCTTTCCGAATTGGAGCTGGAGCAGTTCTTTTTATGTCTGCAATGAATATGGTTAGCGGCGGTGGTAAGAAATTTGATGCAGGTGGTGATGATGATGATATCGCTGTTGTCCCATTAGCTATTCCGATTGTTGTCGGTCCGGGAACCATTGGAGCTTTACTGGTAATGGGATCCTCTGTTCGGGGACTTAAAGATCAGGCTTTTGCTTGCACAGCGTTGCTATGCGCGGTATTAACAGTCGGTATTCTTTTGTTTATATCTTCGAGCCTTAAGCGTTTACTCGGTAAACGCGGGCTTAATATTATGAGTCGTTTGACGGGTTTATTTGTAGCTTCAATTGCAGCTCAGATATTCTTTACAGGACTGCGTAACTTTATGCAGGGCTAAGACCACCCCAGATTCAAAGGAGAAGTTTTAAATGGACAACGGTAAGGCTCTTACAGAAAGATTTTTAGTAGCGCTTTTTAGGCGAGGAAAAGCTCCATATCTACCAATTGCGTATCTTAAAGAGCAGGGAGATAAAGTCCTTAGTAAAGGAGAGACTGATAAACTTCTTTCTATGCTTGAAGAAATGGCTGCTAAAGGGGTTTTGGAAGTAAAAGAGGATAAGTATAAGCTTATTAATGACCCTTTTGCTTAGAGGTCAAAATTAAGAGCAATTATAGATTCAATTGAAACTTTTTTTTGAATTTTTCTTGAGGGATATTTTTTAGCCGTTGAAGTTTTCTTCAACGGCCTTTTTTTTAGCTGGATTAGTCTACGGGAATAAATGAGCAGGAGGCTATTTCGGAGTTTTCAATTTCTAAAATTGCGACGCTGGCAGGCTTGGCTTCTCTGGGGGAGGTCAGACTACCAGGATTAAGCATTTGAATGCCATTTACAATAGACCAGTCTTGAATATGAGTATGTCCGTAGCAGACAAGATCGTAATCACGCGGAAATGAATTGGCAACATTCTTTGAAACTTGAGAGCGGCTGCCCCATCCGTGGGCTATTCCTATTTTTAAGCCTTGAAAAGTGAGTGATTCGAGTGGACGTAATCTTTCTGATAGTCTCCATTCGTCACAATTACCGAGTGCTGCATGAAAATTTTGATGTTGGCAGAAAAATTGCCATACTGAAAAAGTTGTACAATCACCGCAGTGAATAAGTAAGTCTGCATCAGCTAGATGGATATTAAAAATCTCCGTGAGTCTGGAATCAGGCTCACGGAGATGTGTATCAGATATAACAGCTATTTTCACTGGTGCTTATTGAACTGGTTGAGCTTGTGCATTAGGGTTAGTTATGACGTTTGAAGCAGGGGCCGGACGTCGGTTCCTTTTCGTATCATGCAGTTGACGCGCTCTATACTGTAGGTATGCATCTTTTAAAGCTGCATAAGGATCAATTGCACCTTCTTTAAGAGATTCATACTCACCAAGGTGGAATGAGAGTTTATTAATCTGGTTGTAAGCTCCGGCAGAAAGAGAATAATACCATGGAATGCCGAACCACCAGAAAGGATTAAGAGCAAAAGTGTCAATTCCAAGACCGACAGCATCACGTACTGTAGATGGTCCAAGTACTGGAATCATAAAGTAAGGTCCGTTTGGTATTCCCCAAACCCCGAAAGTCTGTCCCATGTCTTCGTTACCTAAGTAAAGAGGCATAGTTGACTGGCGCTCGCCTACTACATCACCAAGACCACCCAAGCCGACTATTGTATTCGCAACGAATTTAGAAGTCTCAGCGCCTGCTGTAAAGAATTTACCTTGAAGCAGACAACTTGTTACGCGAACAGGAGCAAGCATATTCTGGAAAAAATTATTGATCCATGTTCTAGGGCGAAGCGGCATTACATACATGTATCCTTGAGTTACGGGCTTGGTTACTCCAAAGTACATAAAGTCATTAAATGAAAACATGGCACGGTTGTAACTTTCCCATGGGTCAGATTCACTTGTGTCCTGTGCTTCTAATGTATCGCCCCAGATATCATCATTAAAATCATCGTTTCCCTGAGATGATTTATCCTGATCTTTAACAGCTCCAATAATACCGGAGCCAACTTGTGCAACAAGAACCGGATCATTTTTTTCAGCTGATCTTACCTGTGAAGGAAATGTAAGCAGTATGAAAGTCAGCACTAAAAAGGCCAGAAGCGCATTTGATGCAGAGTTTTTTATAGTCATGGATTTTTTCATTTTATTGAATTACTTTTTATTTTGTTTATTCTTAAGATCTTGGCACTTCTGTTCAAGACGTTCAAACAGATTTTTTTTGCTGGTTTCAAATTTATCATTTGAACTGGTATCCAGTATTCCAGCGAATTGAGACCTGTAATTATTAACTAAACTTATTCCTTCGACTTTTACATCATAAACATCCCAAACACTATTAATAAGTTTGAGACGGTAAACTACGGGAATAGATTTCGAGCTTGAAAGAATTCTTGTGTCTACCTGTGCATATTTATCTTGTATTATTGTCTCTTTGTCAAATGAGACCTTTTCAGAAGAATAACTTCCAATCTTGCCAAGGTAGGTTTCTTCTAAGAGTTGAGTGAAGAGAGAAATAAATCTATCTTGTTCTTTTGAAGAAAAATTAAGCCAAGGTCTGCCTATAGTCCTTTTAGAAAGTTCACGAAAATTGAAGAAATCTTTAATTATTTCTCTTACTTTGGCGTTCATTTCGCCTTGCTTGTCAGGAATGCCTTTATATTCAGGGTTGTTAAGGACATCTATAACTCCTTGTACTCCAGAGTGTAGTCGTTCCATAGGAGATACCGTTGTTGTAGATGCGACACAGTAACTTGCCGTTAGGCATGTAAGCACAAGAAAAAGGAAAATTGTTGTAATTCTTTTCATATAAATTCTACTTTTATTTTATTTCTAAATTATGGTTACACTTTGCCAAAAACATATTTACTTATCAAGTCTTCGATATCAATTGCTGATTCTGTTTCAATAATAGTACCGCCGGGCTCAATAGGGTCTCCAACACCGCCGAGAGCTATTTTTACGTACTTATCACCGATCAATCCACTTGTTTTAATGGATGCAATCGCATCATCCGTAAGCGCGATCTTATTTTCAATACTCAGTCCCACAACCGCTTTCTGTGTTTTAAGGTCGAGGTGAATATCATCAACAAATCCAACCGTTACTCCCATTATTTCAATAGGAGCATTAATCCTCAGGCCGGAAACGTCATTAAAGTTTGCACTAACGTGGTAGTGGCTGTCTGAAAATACGCGAATATCTCCAAGTTTAACACTCATATAGACGATGAGCATTAGACCGATGAATACAAATATCCCGACAGTTGTTTCTTTAGAGTATTTTTTCATGTCTAGTCCGTATAATTCAATTATTGTCGTAATCGCCAAGGTATTTGGTGCAATCCATCTTCATCAGTGAAGGGTCGAGTTGTGGCATTGTGAGCCGCGGTGCAACCCTTTTTTTACCTCGCCTATCAAGGAACTGTCGTAAATAGGGATCTTTTGTCGCGAGGAGAGATTCCTTATTACCTTCAAAAAGGGCTTTGCCTTCTCCGAGAACTAAAACATGGTCTGCAATTGTCTTCATACTGGCAAGGTCATGACTGACTACTACTATTGTCATGTCAAATCGTTCTTTCAGTTCCAAGAGTAATTCATCAAGTTCTGCAGAATTTATCGGATCAAGACCGGATGTAGGCTCATCGCAAAAAAGAATATCAGGATCCATTACCATAGCTCTGGCAAGTCCTGCCCTTTTACGCATTCCGCCAGAAAGTTCATTTGGGAAATAATCAACAAAAGCTTCAAGCCCGACCAAGCTTAGTTTCGCTTTGACTATTTCTAAAATTTGGGCCGCTTTCAGCCTAGTATGTTCTCTAAGCGGAAGAGCCACATTGTCAAATAAATTAAGCGATCCGAGAAGAGCTCCATCTTGAAAGAGTACACCTATGCGTTGTTTCAAACATCTAAAAGGCTTTCGTTTCAAGGTTAAAATGTTGTGCTTACCAAGAAAAACAGATCCTCCGAGGGGAGTGTTTAACCTGAGTATATTTTTTAACAATGTTGATTTTCCGCATCCTGATCCGCCGAGAATTACGGTAATTCCTCCACCGGGTAAAGTTGCATTAATGTTATTAACTATAGGTATATTGCCATAACCGATAGTTAGGTCTTTAATGCGTATGTCTGGTGCTGATGTTTTCATGAAGAGTAAT is a window of Desulfovibrio sp. UCD-KL4C DNA encoding:
- a CDS encoding MarC family protein, translating into MVGLFFQTYLKLFFVLTPFFAVSAFLSLTQDMSPAERKTTAIKVTLAVIISSLILYLFGRYIFDLFGITLDAFRIGAGAVLFMSAMNMVSGGGKKFDAGGDDDDIAVVPLAIPIVVGPGTIGALLVMGSSVRGLKDQAFACTALLCAVLTVGILLFISSSLKRLLGKRGLNIMSRLTGLFVASIAAQIFFTGLRNFMQG
- the secA gene encoding preprotein translocase subunit SecA; protein product: MFNAIFSTIFGSRNDRFIKKLKPQIDAIASFEPEMEKLTDEQFPQKISQWKEEVSAGKKLDDLLPEVFALVREAGKRSLGMRHYDVQMVGGMVLHGGRIAEMKTGEGKTLVATLPAVLNALSSKGVHLITVNDYLASRDAEWMGKLYNFLGLTVGVVVHGQNDQERQEAYACDITYGTNNEFGFDHLRDNMKFYKEQLVQRELNFAIVDEVDSILIDEARTPLIISGSSDEATGMYAQVDSIIPLLKRDQDFEVDEKGQSITMTDEGVSKCEEILKIDNLYDSQHISYQHHIMQGIKAHHLFARDVDYIVKDDQVVIVDEFTGRLMPGRRFSDGLHQALEAKEGVKVESENQTLASITFQNYFRMYNKLSGMTGTADTEAVEFSQIYNLEVIVIPTNASLLRKDFPDSIYKTQQEKYVAIADEIATLYKKGQPVLVGTVSIEKSELIGSLLKKRGIPHDVLNAKQHEKEAEIVAGAGHKGHVTIATNMAGRGTDIVLGEGVKEIGGLHIIGTERHESRRIDNQLRGRSGRQGDPGSTRFYLALDDDLMRLFGSERIAGIMDKLGMQEGEPIENKMVSKAIENSQKRVEGHNFEIRKQLLDYDDVMNQQREVIYSLRREVMYSENMDDMISEFVEELLDESYFPVAEAHGKPLDEEVEEMIRVGLDEVFGFSRMAEFKEGVPSREQADEWVKDILGTLKSNAEDHFNEIQRYFMLESLDRNWKEHLLNMDHLREGIGLRGYGQKDPKHEYKREGFDMFRDMLERIKENTVRALCHLRIEAEVREEEFQHKDQKGLEYSDSGEGEEKKKQPVRRSEPKVGRNENCPCGSGKKYKKCCGK
- a CDS encoding ABC transporter ATP-binding protein, with translation MKTSAPDIRIKDLTIGYGNIPIVNNINATLPGGGITVILGGSGCGKSTLLKNILRLNTPLGGSVFLGKHNILTLKRKPFRCLKQRIGVLFQDGALLGSLNLFDNVALPLREHTRLKAAQILEIVKAKLSLVGLEAFVDYFPNELSGGMRKRAGLARAMVMDPDILFCDEPTSGLDPINSAELDELLLELKERFDMTIVVVSHDLASMKTIADHVLVLGEGKALFEGNKESLLATKDPYLRQFLDRRGKKRVAPRLTMPQLDPSLMKMDCTKYLGDYDNN
- a CDS encoding phospholipid-binding protein MlaC, producing the protein MKRITTIFLFLVLTCLTASYCVASTTTVSPMERLHSGVQGVIDVLNNPEYKGIPDKQGEMNAKVREIIKDFFNFRELSKRTIGRPWLNFSSKEQDRFISLFTQLLEETYLGKIGSYSSEKVSFDKETIIQDKYAQVDTRILSSSKSIPVVYRLKLINSVWDVYDVKVEGISLVNNYRSQFAGILDTSSNDKFETSKKNLFERLEQKCQDLKNKQNKK
- the mlaD gene encoding outer membrane lipid asymmetry maintenance protein MlaD translates to MKKYSKETTVGIFVFIGLMLIVYMSVKLGDIRVFSDSHYHVSANFNDVSGLRINAPIEIMGVTVGFVDDIHLDLKTQKAVVGLSIENKIALTDDAIASIKTSGLIGDKYVKIALGGVGDPIEPGGTIIETESAIDIEDLISKYVFGKV
- a CDS encoding metallophosphoesterase, with the translated sequence MKIAVISDTHLREPDSRLTEIFNIHLADADLLIHCGDCTTFSVWQFFCQHQNFHAALGNCDEWRLSERLRPLESLTFQGLKIGIAHGWGSRSQVSKNVANSFPRDYDLVCYGHTHIQDWSIVNGIQMLNPGSLTSPREAKPASVAILEIENSEIASCSFIPVD
- a CDS encoding VacJ family lipoprotein yields the protein MTIKNSASNALLAFLVLTFILLTFPSQVRSAEKNDPVLVAQVGSGIIGAVKDQDKSSQGNDDFNDDIWGDTLEAQDTSESDPWESYNRAMFSFNDFMYFGVTKPVTQGYMYVMPLRPRTWINNFFQNMLAPVRVTSCLLQGKFFTAGAETSKFVANTIVGLGGLGDVVGERQSTMPLYLGNEDMGQTFGVWGIPNGPYFMIPVLGPSTVRDAVGLGIDTFALNPFWWFGIPWYYSLSAGAYNQINKLSFHLGEYESLKEGAIDPYAALKDAYLQYRARQLHDTKRNRRPAPASNVITNPNAQAQPVQ